In a single window of the Pocillopora verrucosa isolate sample1 chromosome 4, ASM3666991v2, whole genome shotgun sequence genome:
- the LOC131779130 gene encoding uncharacterized protein, whose product MVKAVTKPAAEKPPSGGSVQVNLVEESNVEVAKEPVVVEFTRTERRRPPRTCVFVTLLLLVLLVGFLVVYSIEKSNRDKNRSMQWKYGEDGIKITDPPRVLNNSESSSTFWCGTDDVSWETQEEFYTLSDAISQDDIMGLRPIFRKDLPHNYVAYWEAKINGKTGEKYVIISAARQTGDHRLAEEGSLPSPSDLLTAQANSHGYGCHRVYRLRPDGLMACEDTDVNKMVAITRNIDTDSTDIDWRHLDKQVTRELPNMEREWKEQAERLKKTPEWNRFEWLSMAVGDVSTKPTTLVEPITTSPTQESSVNLETEYNFEVEETEDGFKAELGLQPGDSVRIPLGEGFRDVRVKFVGLRDGDWIKAKSGKKRWQKRLCRVLSDLCDSDGNVDISMVSKRFFKLTKTGDRFIKVKVDADENFVRRNLGGREIRFKVELRTRGTQTMVINYGIILKNRRHRRAFSNKHFGIPHEELLPKYRQHHHGQCTTGSGPVAWAKILGYFNNMAARTYNSSYPPLNNMLDWPAHLPLTMDASVENMTQRIFSELGSHCSHHGGGVTSPAHMGRIKKAFEKVPGRELKVIHRGYHEGEAGSWKNLIIDLLKKGYPVIVSKDNSKHGQHHYVVVTRIRQSARYYSFCHRQTGECSPWTLKEESLMFVHEEDAPGKWEPADIRFMAAIFER is encoded by the exons ATGGTTAAGGCAGTCACGAAACCCGCCGCCGAAAAGCCGCCGTCTGGCGGATCGGTGCAAGTCAACCTGGTCGAAGAGAGTAACGTCGAAGTCGCAAAGGAACCAGTCGTGGTGGAATTTACACGCACAGAACGACGAAGACCTCCGCGGACGTGTGTTTTCGTAACTCTCCTTTTATTGGTGTTACTGGTAGGATTCCTGGTTGTCTACTCAATCGAGAAATCGAACCG GGACAAAAACAGATCCATGCAATGGAAATATGGTGAAGATGGCATCAAGATTACAGATCCTCCAAGGGTATTAAATAATTCAGAATCCTCCAGTACATTTTGGTGCGGCACAGACGATGTTTCTTGGGAAACTCAGGAGGAATTTTACACTTTGTCAGATGCTATCAGCCAAGATGACATCATGGGTTTAAGGCCAATTTTCAGGAAGGATCTCCCACATAATTATGTTGCATACTGGGAAGcgaaaatcaatggaaaaactGGAGAAAAATACGTGATCATCTCAGCCG CTAGACAGACGGGAGATCATCGTCTTGCTGAAGAAGGATCTTTACCAAGTCCTTCAGACCTACTTACAGCCCAAGCCAACAGTCATGGATATGGCTGTCACAGAGTCTATCGCCTAAGACCTGATGGTCTCATGGCATGTGAAGATActgatgtaaacaaaatggtCGCCATCACAAGGAACATTGATACAGATTCTACC GATATTGATTGGAGACACCTGGACAAACAAGTAACGAGGGAGTTACCCAACATGGAGAGAGAATGGAAAGAACAAGCTGAGCGTTTGAAAAAGACGCCAGAGTGGAACAGGTTCGAGTGGCTGTCCATGGCGGTAGGGG acGTTAGCACAAAGCCCACAACTCTAgttgaaccaatcacaacctcGCCAACACAGGAATCATCTGTTAACCTAGAAACGGAGTATAACTTCGAAGTGGAAGAAACTGAAGATGGTTTCAAAGCAGAGCTGGGACTGCAACCGGGCGACTCGGTTCGGATTCCTCTCGGCGAGGGCTTTCGTGATGTTCGTGTCAAGTTCGTCGGCCTTCGGGATGGTGATTGGATAAAAGCAAAGAGCGGCAAGAAACGTTGGCAGAAACGACTTTGTCGCGTTTTAAGTGATTTGTGTGATAGTGACGGAAATGTAGATATCAGTATGGTTAGCAAACGTTTCTTCAAACTGACGAAGACGGGCGATCGTTTTATCAAAGTTAAAGTTGACGCAGACGAAAATTTTGTTCGGAGAAACCTCGGTGGAAGGGAAATACGTTTTAAAGTAGAACTGCGGACCCGTGGGACTCAGACCATGGTTATCAACTATGGAATTATTTTGAAGAATAGAAGGCATCGGCGTGCTTTCTCCAACAAGCACTTTGGAATACCACATGAAGAGTTGCTCCCAAAGTATCGTCAGCATCATCATGGCCAGTGCACGACAGGTTCGGGTCCAGTGGCGTGGGCAAAGATACTCGGTTACTTCAATAATATGGCGGCTAGAACTTACAATTCAAGTTATCC ACCACTGAACAATATGTTGGATTGGCCCGCTCATTTACCTCTAACAATGGACGCATCGGTAGAAAACATGACGCAACGGATATTTTCCGAGCTTGGATCGCATTGTTCACACCATGGTGGAGGAGTAACCTCCCCTGCTCACATGGGGCGAATCAAGAAAGCCTTTGAGAAAGTCCCGGGACGAGAGCTTAAAGTTATTCATCGAGGATACCATGAAGGCGAGGCAGGCTCGTGGAAAAACTTGATCATCGATCTTCTGAAAAAAGGATACCCAGTTATTGTGAGTAAAGACAACAGTAAACATGGCCAGCACCACTATGTGGTTGTAACACGGATCCGACAGAGTGCGAGGTATTACAGTTTTTGTCACCGTCAGACAGGCGAATGTTCGCCTTGGACTTTAAAGGAGGAATCGCTGATGTTTGTTCACGAGGAAGACGCGCCTGGTAAATGGGAACCCGCCGACATTCGATTTATGGCTGCAATCTTTGAGAGATGA
- the LOC131779118 gene encoding indian hedgehog protein, producing MKVMMAILLVLNIPVAFTKMLPSFSILQKMYLGDKNYGGIYNRLNVEEYLFPEDSGELKFYPNATCILRMSAVLNVTTERNGSKKGLKGYHYFYERAPLLEYLKEEFGKPIVSNNTAVFRGQVGIMFVDIKDGDDSKDCSVLLWDGNGFHQAKGVLKHKNFISAQLWPAPTDGCVIDVNVKQSGGGTCFPSKAKVEVRSGKKIPISELAIGDTVKTFSRGGEVVFSHVVTFLDQAPDHKGHYYTITTEDYIKLTLSEAHLVFEFRPLSAKLGGNTFRSVHASQIKPGDYILVHVPTYHAPIARKVMSVSTAERFGAFAPVTQEGTMIVDGVWVSCYADIVDHDLADSLMSPLKSFYNMAPQTLGARGLNVHGYLKQVLRPIGLRILGKEKFYQGPEGEETAGKDNTITSVYHQNI from the exons ATGAAGGTGATGATGGCGATACTCCTTGTGCTTAATATTCCGGTGGCCTTTACCA AAATGCTGCCATCTTTCTCCATCCTTCAAAAAATGTATCTTGGCGATAAAAATTATGGAGGGATTTACAACCGCTTGAATGTTGAAGAGTACCTTTTCCCAGAAGACAGTGGTGAGCTCAAATTCTATCCAAACGCCACATGCATATTGCGCATGAGCGCCGTGTTAAACGTCACAACAGAAAGGAACGGAAGCAAGAAAGGTCTGAAAGGCTACCATTATTTCTATGAACGAGCACCTCTGTTAGAGTACCTCAAGGAAGAATTTGGTAAGCCTATTGTATCTAACAATACCGCAGTTTTTCGAGGGCAAGTGGGAATAATGTTCGTTGACATCAAAGATGGAGATGACAGCAAAGATTGTAGCGTTCTGTTATGGGACGGGAATGGATTTCATCAAGCAAAAGGTGTcctaaaacacaaaaatttcatATCTGCTCAGCTGTGGCCTGCTCCTACAG ATGGCTGTGTAATCGACGTCAACGTTAAGCAATCAGGCGGGGGAACATGCTTCCCTTCGAAAGCTAAAGTAGAGGTCAGATCTGGGAAGAAGATTCCCATCAGTGAGCTCGCCATTGGAGACACAGTCAAGACCTTTTCTAGGGGTGGTGAAGTTGTCTTTAGTCATGTGGTTACCTTCTTGGATCAAGCGCCTGACCACAAGG GTCATTATTACACCATCACTACTGAAGACTACATCAAGCTCACACTCAGTGAGGCTCATCTTGTGTTCGAGTTCCGACCTCTGAGTGCGAAGTTGGGAGGGAATACCTTTCGCTCAGTGCATGCATCCCAAATCAAGCCTGGTGACTACATCCTCGTTCACGTTCCAACGTACCATGCTCCTATTGCAAGGAAGGTTATGTCAGTCTCGACGGCTGAAAGATTTGGTGCCTTTGCACCAGTTACCCAAGAAGGGACCATGATCGTGGACGGTGTTTGGGTATCGTGTTACGCTGACATTGTGGATCATGATTTGGCTGATTCTCTCATGTCCCCACTGAAGAGCTTTTACAACATGGCCCCTCAAACGCTAGGAGCAAGAGGCTTGAACGTTCATGGGTACCTTAAACAAGTCTTGCGTCCCATTGGCTTGCGAATCCTTGGAAAAGAGAAGTTCTATCAAGGACCTGAAGGCGAAGAGACTGCGGGGAAAGAcaacaccataacatcagtttATCACCAGAATATCTGA
- the LOC131779117 gene encoding synaptotagmin-7-like, which yields MVNQVVLAVGLGLVAGLVVVVVYLLIQYFHQRSSTNNYKYTQLTSDPTLRSRTIINQDIPPFYIPQAVSVPQQQPAIGELQRTCSISKEEYRHGHAHLSATVHSVNVRRKAEDGGGIQLDAINTGTISPPSITPKLPRTPRTPRKISHPQKQSSKENLSIPQQRKVAVHKKNPEINLGKLEFSLYYDQSFRLLQIYATRGIKIVILGSVHPPDIHVAASIVLNGKQIWEQKTRVVKKTNDPQFNEKLEAYGITQGKLSEGMLRFQLLNTQTNTIIGEVEYILKDLPPNKLTTKTLPLIPVEIDETECPIEEEVEDLSSGLGELSISLCHNPTDQKLMVKVNCARGLQQITKDGRLNPFVKLDLTFCGRKLSTRTTKTAHNTKTPNFSEMYVFDVDSDKLPQITLFFKVKHRGRVRDVPLGTVHLGYCVNVESEYKHWEQAMEKPHLEIEQWHTLQEYFIE from the exons ATGGTTAATCAAG TTGTTTTGGCTGTTGGTTTGGGTTTAGTCGCCGGATTGGTTGTGGTCGTTGTTTATTTGCTGATACAGTATTTTCATCAACGCTCTTcaacaaataattataaatacACCCAGCTGACATCTGATCCTACACTTCGCTCGCGGACAATAATCAACCAGGACATTCCACCATTTTATATTCCCCAGGCCGTCTCTGTTCCACAACAACAACCGGCGATCGGAGAACTTCAACGAACTTGTAGTATTTCTAAAGAGGAGTATCGGCATGGCCATGCTCATCTGTCAGCGACAGTTCACAGTGTCAACGTGCGGCGCAAAGCGGAAGATGGAGGAGGCATACAGCTAGATGCAATCAACACTGGAACAATCTCGCCTCCGTCCATAACACCCAAATTGCCAAGAACCCCGAGGACACCGCGAAAAATTTCGCACCCACAAAAGCAATCCTCGAAAGAAAATCTCTCTATTCCGCAGCAAAGGAAAGTTGCGGTTCACAAGAAAAACCCAGAGATAAACTTGGGAAAACTTGAGTTTTCCCTATATTACGATCAGTCTTTTCGTTTGCTGCAAATTTACGCAACCCGTGGGATTAAGATAGTGATTCTGGGAAGCGTACATCCACCTGATATACATGTCGCTGCATCGATAGTTTTAAATGGCAAACAAATTTGGGAACAGAAAACTCGTGTAGTTAAGAAAACGAACGATCCGCAGTTTAATGAAAAATTGGAGGCGTACGGAATAACTCAAGGAAAACTTTCAGAGGGTATGTTACGCTTTCAGCTGTTGAATACTCAAACGAACACAATTATCGGAGAAGTGGAGTACATTTTAAAAGATCTTCCGCCGAACAAGTTAACAACGAAAACTCTTCCCCTGATTCCAGTTGAAATAGATGAAACAGAATGCCCCATCGAG gaagAAGTTGAAGATTTATCCTCTGGGCTTGGCGAGCTATCGATTTCTTTGTGTCACAACCCGACGGATCAAAAACTAATGGTGAAGGTAAACTGTGCCAGGGGCTTACAACAGATTACAAAGGACGGGAGACTAA ATCCATTTGTGAAACTAGATCTCACCTTCTGTGGACGGAAGCTTAGCACTCGGACGACAAAAACTGCTCATAACACCAAAACACCAAACTTCAGCGAAATGTATGTGTTCGATGTGGACTCAGACAAACTGCCTCAGATCACGCTGTTCTTCAAGGTTAAGCATCGTGGTAGAGTGCGTGACGTCCCCTTGGGCACGGTGCATCTTGGGTATTGCGTGAATGTCGAGAGCGAATACAAACACTGGGAACAAGCCATGGAAAAGCCTCACCTTGAAATAGAGCAATGGCACACTCTCCAAGAGTATTTTATTGAATGA
- the LOC131779120 gene encoding synaptotagmin-4, which produces MTDPNVLGVILGSVLGFLAGAIVVCVGYFVYTKRSGTYSPLSRDVRAKIDYYSASNPDGAFLAAQTRPVQVQPNVYTLAKSSAESYPEITELNDGDHRRIRVTRPYEAGAIATIPEDSEDVEDGSPRSLERNGSTGSDKPKLSKRMSLPTTLKSDGLFNPNPEEFLKKKFSSEEEECRLEFSCFYDTASRELHITVIQVVGISTPNESFLRPPSCSVKMRILPEMLSWQWTRRISRTSNPAFNETFIVPGFVHNKLRECTVHFVVLDFDHVQDTVYVIGEVIMPLSELRANRLEKIIKRVNPLAF; this is translated from the exons ATGACG GATCCCAACGTTCTTGGCGTTATTTTGGGGTCAGTTCTTGGTTTTCTGGCGGGAGCCATCGTAGTCTGTGTTGGATATTTTGTTTATACAAAACGATCGGGGACTTATAGTCCACTTTCACGGGATGTACGTGCGAAGATCGATTACTATTCCGCCTCAAATCCCGATGGCGCATTCCTCGCCGCCCAAACTCGACCAGTTCAAGTCCAACCAAATGTATATACGCTAGCAAAGTCTTCCGCAGAATCTTACCCGGAAATAACCGAACTAAACGATGGTGATCATCGAAGAATTCGCGTAACAAGGCCTTACGAAGCTGGCGCAATTGCTACCATCCCGGAGGACAGTGAGGACGTTGAAGACGGGAGCCCGCGAAGTCTTGAGAGAAACGGGTCGACCGGCTCAGACAAGCCAAAACTATCAAAACGAATGAGTTTACCCACCACCCTTAAATCTGATGGATTATTCAATCCTAACCCAGAAgaattcttaaaaaagaaattttcatcagAGGAGGAGGAATGTCGGCTTGAGTTCTCGTGTTTTTACGACACGGCCAGTCGTGAGTTACACATTACCGTAATTCAAGTTGTTGGGATTTCTACGCCAAACGAAAGTTTCTTACGCCCGCCTAGTTGCAGCGTTAAAATGCGCATATTACCCGAGATGTTGTCGTGGCAGTGGACACGCAGAATTTCACGTACTTCGAATCCTGCTTTCAACGAAACTTTCATCGTTCCTGGTTTTGTTCACAACAAATTACGAGAGTGCACTGTACACTTTGTGGTGTTGGATTTTGATCATGTGCAAGACACTGTTTATGTGATTGGGGAAGTTATCATGCCCTTGTCAGAACTACGAGCTAACAGACTAGAGAAGATTATCAAAAGAGTGAACCCGCTTGCTTTCTAA